Proteins encoded in a region of the Carassius auratus strain Wakin chromosome 21, ASM336829v1, whole genome shotgun sequence genome:
- the rasgrp2 gene encoding RAS guanyl-releasing protein 2, with protein MESVSSDQSASVEELVEACIKAFDNEGVLKEPSLVRMFLTMHPWYLSSSDLAKKLLHKSQEQDCSANRQSQICHLVKYWISEFPAEFDLNPALSEQIRGLKERLEQNGDVRRSLLIDIDSIPSYEWRRQLDETVKKKRKTSLLFDHLDASTLAEHLTYMEYKSFCKILFQDYHSFVMHGCTVDNPILERFITLFNSVSQWIQIMVLSKPTAQQRATVISEFINVAQKLLQLQNFNTLMAVVGGLSNSSIARLKNTQALIGSETRKVFDGLVELVTSSGNYSRYRQRFSECSGFRFPILGVHLKDLIAVHVALPDWFDPEKTRVNLTKTHQLYAILEELALIQSTPPSIEANSDLLNLLIVSLDQYHSEDEIYQLSLQREPRSIKLSTSSSKSQSPLIEQWSSSVKPKADPTIINKHIEKMVESVFQNFDTDGDGYISQEEFEIIRGNFPYLCKFDELDQNQDCKISREEMIEYFTKTSSLQNCKMGFVHTFTETSSVKPSFCRHCSRLIWGFYQQRCKCKVCGVSCHKDCSSRLAIECRKRAQSVSCHTDTSFKATRSYSFPPPSSTEPIDESPVITGGSLEEEDEVFDVRL; from the exons ATGGAGAGCGTTTCATCGGATCAGTCAGCCAGCGTGGAGGAGCTAGTGGAAGCCTGCATCAAAGCCTTTG ACAATGAAGGCGTTCTGAAGGAGCCGTCTCTCGTGCGAATGTTTCTTACCATGCATCCCTGGTACCTGTCATCCAGTGACCTAGCTAAGAAACTCCTGCACAA GTCTCAGGAACAGGATTGTTCTGCAAATCGCCAGTCTCAGATTTGTCATCTTGTCAA GTACTGGATATCTGAGTTCCCAGCTGAGTTTGACCTGAACCCCGCTCTTTCTGAGCAGATCCGCGGTCTGAAAGAGCGACTGGAGCAGAATGGAGATGTGAGGCGAAGTCTGCTCATCGACATAGACAGCAT TCCATCTTACGAATGGCGACGTCAGCTGGATGAAACTGTCAAGAAAAAACGCAAGACCTCTCTTCTTTTTGACCACCTGGATGCTTCCACCCTGGCTGAACACCTAACGTATATGGAGTACAAATCATTTTGCAAAATTCTG TTCCAGGACTACCACAGTTTCGTGATGCACGGCTGCACGGTGGATAATCCCATTCTGGAGCGTTTCATTACTCTGTTTAACAGTGTTTCCCAGTGGATCCAGATCATGGTTCTCAGTAAGCCTACAGCTCAGCAGAGAGCCACTGTCATCAGTGAATTCATCAATGTGGCCCAG aagctACTGCAGCTGCAGAACTTCAACACACTGATGGCTGTAGTGGGTGGTCTCAGCAATAGCTCCATTGCTAGACTCAAGAATACACAGGCGCTCATCGGCAGCGAGACACGCAAG GTCTTTGATGGATTGGTGGAGCTGGTCACTTCCTCTGGAAACTACAGTCGCTATCGTCAGCGTTTCTCCGAATGTTCGGGATTCCGCTTCCCCATCCTTGGGGTGCATTTGAAAGATCTGATTGCCGTCCATGTGGCCCTGCCTGATTGGTTTGACCCGGAGAAGACTAGGGTCAACCTAACCAAGACCCATCAATTGTATGCCATCCTAGAAGAGCTGGCGCTCATTCAAAGCACTCCGCCCAGTATAGAAGCCAATTCAGACCTGCTCAATCTGCTTATA GTGTCTTTGGACCAATACCACTCAGAGGACGAGATATATCAGCTATCTCTACAGAGGGAGCCTCGCAGCATTAAACTATCA ACTTCCAGCTCAAAGTCACAGTCTCCTCTAATAGAACAGTGGTCATCTTCAGTCAAACCCAAAGCGGATCCAACCATCATCAACAAACACATTGAAAAAATGGTGGAG TCAGTGTTCCAAAATTTCGACACTGATGGCGATGGCTACATTTCCCAAGAAGAGTTTGAGATCATCAGGGGCAATTTCCCTTACCTCTGCAAGTTTGATGAACTGGACCAAAACCA GGACTGTAAAATTAGCCGCGAGGAGATGATTGAGTACTTCACAAAGACGAGCTCCTTACAGAACTGTAAGATGGGGTTTGTTCACACGTTTACAGAGACGAGCAGCGTCAAGCCTTCATTCTGTCGGCACTGCTCTCGTTTG ATTTGGGGATTTTACCAACAGCGATGCAAATGCAAAG TGTGTGGGGTGAGCTGTCATAAAGACTGCAGCAGTCGTTTGGCCATCGAGTGTCGTAAGCGTGCACAGAGTGTCAGTTGTCACACTGACACTTCCTTTAAGGCCACACGCTCTTACAGCTTCCCGCCTCCCTCCAGCACAGAGCCGATAGATGAGTCCCCGG TCATCACAGGCGGCTCtctggaggaagaggatgaggttTTTGATGTCCGCCTTTGA